The following proteins come from a genomic window of Armigeres subalbatus isolate Guangzhou_Male unplaced genomic scaffold, GZ_Asu_2 Contig120, whole genome shotgun sequence:
- the LOC134202379 gene encoding histone H2B, whose translation MAPKTSGKAAKKSGKAQKNIVKGDKKKKKQRRKESYAIYIYKVLKQVHPDTGVSSKAMSIMNSFVNDIFERIAAEASRLAHYNKRSTITSREIQTAVRLLLPGELAKHAVSEGTKAVTKYTSSK comes from the coding sequence ATGGCACCGAAAACCAGCGGAAAGGCCGCAAAGAAGTCCGGCAAGGCCCAGAAGAACATTGTCAAGGGcgacaagaagaagaagaagcaacgcaGGAAGGAAAGCTACGCCATCTACATCTACAAGGTGTTGAAGCAAGTCCACCCGGACACTGGTGTCTCATCGAAGGCCATGAGCATCATGAACAGCTTTGTCAACGATATCTTCGAACGCATTGCCGCCGAAGCTTCCCGTCTGGCTCACTATAACAAGCGATCGACCATCACGTCCCGCGAAATTCAAACGGCTGTCCGTCTTTTGCTCCCAGGAGAGTTGGCCAAGCACGCCGTCTCTGAAGGTACCAAGGCCGTTACCAAGTACACCAGCTCCAAGTAA
- the LOC134202373 gene encoding histone H2A, whose translation MSGRGKGGKVKGKAKSRSNRAGLQFPVGRIHRLLRKGNYAERVGAGAPVYLAAVMEYLAAEVLELAGNAARDNKKTRIIPRHLQLAIRNDEELNKLLSGVTIAQGGVLPNIQAVLLPKKTEKKA comes from the coding sequence ATGTCTGGCCGTGGCAAAGGAGGCAAAGTCAAGGGAAAGGCAAAGTCCCGTTCCAACCGCGCTGGACTGCAGTTCCCGGTCGGTCGTATTCACCGTCTGCTCAGGAAGGGCAACTATGCCGAGCGTGTGGGTGCTGGTGCACCAGTCTATTTGGCCGCCGTGATGGAATACCTGGCTGCTGAAGTACTCGAGTTGGCAGGAAACGCCGCTCGTGACAACAAAAAGACCAGAATCATTCCCCGCCATCTGCAGCTGGCCATCCGCAACGACGAAGAGTTGAACAAACTGCTGTCCGGTGTCACCATCGCCCAGGGTGGTGTGCTGCCAAACATCCAGGCTGTTCTGCTGCCCAAGAAGACCGAAAAGAAGGCATAA
- the LOC134202393 gene encoding histone H1-like encodes MSEVAAETAAAAPAASPAKTKKPRAPKGEGKPKKPSTHPPVNDMVVAAIKTLKERNGSSLQAIKKYIAANYKCDVAKLAPFLKKALKNGVENGKFVQTKGTGASGSFKLKAEAKKAAGEKKPKKAGEKKPKKAAGEKKKVTKKPAGEKKAKKPAGDKKAKKPAAAKKAKAAGAKAAKKAGGVKKAAPKQKATKPSKTAAKKPKTPKPKKAAPAKKAAPKKAAAKK; translated from the coding sequence ATGTCTGAAGTTGCCGCCGAAACTGCTGCCGCAGCGCCAGCTGCATCGCCAGCTAAAACCAAGAAGCCACGGGCCCCGAAAGGAGAAGGCAAGCCGAAGAAGCCATCGACTCACCCCCCGGTGAACGATATGGTTGTTGCAGCCATCAAAACCCTGAAGGAACGCAACGGTTCGTCCCTGCAGGCCATTAAGAAGTATATCGCTGCCAACTACAAATGCGATGTCGCCAAGCTTGCCCCATTCCTAAAGAAGGCCCTGAAGAATGGCGTCGAAAATGGCAAGTTCGTTCAAACCAAGGGAACCGGTGCCTCTGGATCGTTCAAACTGAAAGCTGAGGCCAAGAAAGCCGCCGGAGAGAAGAAACCGAAGAAGGCCGGAGAGAAGAAACCCAAAAAGGCCGCTGGAGAGAAGAAGAAGGTAACCAAGAAGCCAGCCGGTGAGAAGAAGGCCAAAAAACCAGCAGGCGATAAGAAAGCCAAAAAACCTGCTGCGGCCAAGAAAGCTAAGGCTGCTGGTGCCAAAGCCGCCAAGAAGGCAGGAGGTGTGAAGAAGGCTGCCCCCAAGCAGAAAGCAACCAAGCCTTCCAAGACTGCCGCCAAGAAGCCAAAGACCCCGAAGCCGAAGAAGGCCGCCCCGGCCAAGAAAGCTGCCCCGAAGAAGGCTGCCGCCAAGAAGTGA
- the LOC134202398 gene encoding histone H2A codes for MSGRGKGGKVKGKAKSRSNRAGLQFPVGRIHRLLRKGNYAERVGAGAPVYLAAVMEYLAAEVLELAGNAARDNKKTRIIPRHLQLAIRNDEELNKLLSGVTIAQGGVLPNIQAVLLPKKTEKKA; via the coding sequence ATGTCTGGCCGTGGCAAAGGAGGCAAAGTCAAGGGAAAGGCAAAGTCCCGTTCCAACCGCGCTGGACTGCAGTTCCCGGTCGGTCGTATTCACCGTCTGCTCAGGAAGGGTAACTATGCCGAGCGTGTGGGTGCTGGTGCACCAGTCTATTTGGCCGCCGTGATGGAATACCTGGCTGCTGAAGTACTCGAGTTGGCAGGAAACGCCGCTCGTGACAACAAAAAGACCAGAATCATTCCCCGCCATCTGCAGCTGGCCATCCGCAACGACGAAGAGTTGAACAAACTGCTGTCCGGTGTCACCATCGCCCAGGGTGGTGTGCTGCCAAACATCCAGGCTGTTCTGCTGCCCAAGAAGACCGAAAAGAAGGCATAA